The DNA segment ATTTTCTATTTCGCTTATTAAATTAATCCTTCTTTCATGTCTTCCGCCTTCAAATTCAGTTGAAAGCCATATGTCAACAATCCGAATCGCCAGAACAAGTGAAATAGTCCTCTCGCCAATTGCAAGAACATTCGCATTATTGTGGCTTCTTGCCCACTTTGCAGTATCATCACTCCAACATAAAGAGCATCGTATACCCTTGACTTTATTGGCAACCATAGCTTCGCCGTTACCCGAACCAC comes from the bacterium genome and includes:
- the rpiB gene encoding ribose 5-phosphate isomerase B codes for the protein MKENISIALGSDHAGFKYKEAIKKHLVQKGIKVFDFGTNSDQPCDYPDFVRPAAEAVAKGEASYGIVLGGSGNGEAMVANKVKGIRCSLCWSDDTAKWARSHNNANVLAIGERTISLVLAIRIVDIWLSTEFEGGRHERRINLISEIENKSC